In the Parashewanella tropica genome, TTTTAACGGCCATATTTTACATTTTAGAAGAAACTAATTGGCTTTTTCTTTCATTAATTAAAGCGATTAACTCAATTGATTTTAATTGATTTACGCTGGAATCAATCTCGTTAATACTCACTATTCAAATCTTGTTATAAGGAGTTAAATGATGAACATGATGTCAGTTAAAGAGCACATGCAGGCCCAATTTCCAATCATTCACCCTGAAACCGAACTTAGCCAAGCAATTGAACTCCTAAGCGAATTTAATTTGATTGGCGCGCCGGTTGTTGACAATAACAAAAGGCTAGTTGCTTACTTGTCTGAACATGAATTACTGAAGCCGATGCTTCATGCAAGTTACCATTGTGACTCTAGCATAAAGGTTTCTGACGTAATGCGAGGAGAGCCACTTTCGGTTACTGGTGATACCTCACTCATTTCACTAGCAGAACAAATGCTTGGTGATAAACCTAAAAACTACCCTGTTATCGATGACGATGAGCGTGTAACAGGCATTATTACACGTACTCAAGTGTTACGTGCACTGGCAGTCGCTTACAACAATTGCAAAGCTGTCTAAACGTACACGTATATTCGAGTTTCTTTATTATCCTAGTTTTATGGCACATACTATATGCTGATTAAACATGAGTACTAGGCAATGCTAACTAAAGACGAACAGCAACTTGAACTGACGCCAATCCAAAGAATCCTAATGGTAGTGGATATGATTCCATCTGGAAAAGTATGCACGTATGGTCAAGTTGCAGATTTAGCCGGTTTGCCTAAGAGAGCACGTTTAGTGTCTAAAGCCTTAAAAGCATCTCCATCTTCTCGAAACAGTCCTTGGCATAGAGTGATTAACAGCCAAGGGAAAATTTCCCTTCCAAAAGATTCTTCTGGCTACCGCACTCAAATTGAACTATTGCGTTGTGAAAATATTGAAGTGAACCAAGGTAAGATTCGCTTGTCCGAGTATAAGTGGCAACCTTGCATTGCAACATTGGTTATGGATTTACCCTTTTAAGGATTGATATGTTAAAAATTAACGTAATGTTATTTGGTGCCCTATCGCTGTTCTTTTCTATGCTTACTTCAGCAGAAGGCAATATAACACCACTAACTCCTCAAACTATCGAATATCAAGTTATGTATGGAGATATTGATTTAGGAAAAGCCCGTTTTCAATTGGAAAAGTCTGATCAACAATATCAATACATTTTTGATAGTGCACTTTCTTTACTCGTATTAACAGATATTCGTCACGTGGTGAGTGAATTTACCGTCAAGGATGGGCAAGTGAACCCCACTCGTTTTTTTCATAAGCGCGAAGGTTTTGGACCAGACTATCAAGAGCAAATCGTTTTTTTACCTGAGCAAGGCAGTATCATCAGTCGTTATAAAGATAAAAAGAAAAAGTTTGAATTTGCCAATGACATTTGGGACGTGCTTTCAGTACAGATGCAATTGAGATTGGATGCTCAAAAGCAAAAAAAATCATTCAAATACGATCTTATTCGCAGTAATAAAGAAGATGATGTTGAACTTGCCGTTATGGGAACTGAAATACTCAAGATTGGCAGCTTGAGTTTTGATGCTCTAAAAGTTGAGGTTGTACGAGATCCAAAGAAAAGGAAAAAACGCCAGACTTATGTTTGGGTTGCGCCAAAGTATGGTTACTTACCAATAAAAGTTCAGCATATGAAAAAAGGCAGCAATCAATTTCAACTATATTTGAAGTCGGCTGAATTTTTAGGAGAAAGTCCTGTAGTGACTTTCCCTACTCCTAAACCAAAAACTGAGAAAAGTTAAATCCGTTGCTCACCTAGCTCAAATAAACGCCACTCACCTTCTATTAATACGTTCCACTCTTCGTTGCTAGTTAAAGGCCGGGTGGCAATGACAGTAACCACATCATTGGGTGTGGTTTCTTTATCAAAATCAACTGTCATATCCGTATCTTTTAAAATAGCCTTACCAAATGGCGCCTTTCTTGTGATATAGCTTAGATTATTACTGCAATACGCCATTAAAAAACGACCGTCAGTTAAAATCATATTGAAAACACCAAATTTTCTAAGCTCATCAGCTAGCTGGGCAATATATTGAAAAACAGGAAGTAAGTCTTCGGGTTCACTCTCGCCAAAACGTTCTATCACTTTTTCAACGATCCAGCAAAATGCCAACTCACTATCCGTTTCTCCCACTGGCATGAAACGTTGTGGTCTTAATGTACTTGCATACTCTGAAAGTTGGCCATTGTGGGCATAAGTCCAGTTTTTTCCCCAAAGTACTCTATTAAATGGATGAGTGTTCTCAAGAGACACTTCACCCCTGTTAGCTTGTCTGATGTGACTGATAACTGAAACACTTTTTATAGGATAAGATTTTATTAAGCTTGCAATATGAGATTGACAGCTTGGCTTCACATCTTTAAATATTCGATTGCCTTTTCCCTCATAAAAAGCGATACCCCAACCATCAACATGAGGCCCCGTAACTCCTCCACGTTCAACCAATCCGGTAAAACTAAAAACTATATCTGTCGGTACATTGGCACTCATCGCCAGCAGTTCACACATATTTATCTCAACAACAATTTATAAGACATTCAATTTAAATAAATTTGGAGCGTTTCTATAAACACCAAGAGATATATTAACAACTATTTTATGTTGTGAGTATTAAGAAAACTCTATTCGTGAGCTCAGTTAATTATATTAAATTCAATAAAGATTCAAACAATCGTTTGAAAAGTTCTTGTATTAATTTTTAGCAGCGGTTAATGTTTAATCATACCTGAGGTCTGACCACATACTATACTTTAATAAATAAGGCAGACCTTATACAAAATGTGTACAAAGAATAAGGAGAATTATTGTGTTTACTCTAACTTGGATTGTTGGATTGCTCGTGCTTATCGGGGCGTGCTCTTACTTAAGAGTATCGCTAATTGTCACGACACTTCTCACTGGTGTAGTTATCAGTGCAATGAGTTTTTTCAACTTCAATCACCCTGCTTTACTCATCTTATTCTTATTATTCGCTCTGCCGCTTAATATTGGTGTTATTCGCCGACAACTGTTTTCTAAGCCAATATTAAGCTTATATAAAAAAATCATGCCCGAGATGTCTTCTACAGAAAAAGAAGCGATTGAGGCTGGGACAACATGGTGGGAAGCCGATTTATTTTCAGGCGCACCAAATTGGAAAAAACTTCATAATTATGCAAGCGTCAGATTAACCCCTGAAGAGCAAGCTTTTCTTGATGGTCCTGTAGAAGAAGTATGCGGTATGGTTAATCAGCATATGGTTTCTCATGAGTTAACTGATTTACCTGAACATGTTTGGCAATACCTGAAAGACAATGGCTTTTTCTCAATGATCATTAAGAAAAAGTATGGTGGCATGGAGTTTTCTGCTTATGCCCAAACGCGTGTTTTACAAAAACTTGCTGGGGTTAATAGTGAATTAGCTACAACCGTAGGGGTTCCAAATTCTCTTGGTCCTGGTGAGTTACTTCAGCATTATGGTACTGAAGAGCAAAAAGATCATTACCTTCCAAGACTTGCAAAAGGTTTAGAAATCCCATGCTTCGCACTAACCAGTCCTGAAGCAGGTAGCGATGCAGGATCAATCCCCGATTTTGGTATTGTGTGCAAAGGCGAATGGGAAGGCCAAGAAGTGTTGGGAATGAAACTAACATGGAACAAGCGTTACATCACCTTAGCTCCTGTAGCAACAGTACTCGGCTTGGCCTTCAAATTACGAGACCCCGATAACCTTATTGGAGATGAAGAAGATTTAGGTATTACTTGCGCCCTTATTCCTACAGAAACTCAAGGTGTAATTATTGGACGCCGTCATTTTCCACTGAACTGTATGTTCCAAAATGGTCCAACGCAAGGTAACGAAGTCTTTGTGCCGCTTGATTTCATCATTGGCGGACCTGAAATGGCTGGACAAGGCTGGCGTATGTTAGTTGAATGCTTATCAGTTGGACGTGGTATTACTTTACCATCTAATGCAGCTGGTGGAGTAAAAACAGCTGCGATTGCAACTGGAGCTTATGCCAGAATCCGCCGTCAATTTAAATTACCTATTGGTAAGTTGGAAGGTATTGAAGAGCCAATGGCACGCATTGGTGGCAATGCTTACCTGATGGAAGCTGTTACATCATTAACAACAACAGGCATCGACTTAGGAGAAAAACCCTCCGTTATATCAGCAATCGTTAAATATCATCTAACCGACCGTATGCAAAAATGTGTTGTCGATGCTATGGATATTCATGGTGGTAAAGGTATTTGTCTTGGCCCTAACAATTATTTAGGTAGAGGTTATCAAGCAGCACCTATTGCTGTAACGGTCGAAGGTGCAAATATTTTAACCCGTTCAATGATTATTTATGGTCAAGGTGCGATTCGTTGTCATCCTTATGTATTGGCTGAAATGGTCTCAGCATTTGAACAAGATCAAACTAAATCTCTAAAAGATTTTGACAGTGCTCTGTTTGGGCATATTGGTTTTGCTATGAGCAATTTTGTCCGCAGTTTATGGCTTGGTGTTACAAACGGTCGTTTCTCGAATGCACCATATTCAGACAAAACCAAGCGTTATTATCAATTTATGAATCGTTTCAGTGCAAATCTAGCGCTTCTCTCAGATATTTCTATGGCAACGTTAGGTGGTGAGTTAAAACGTAAAGAAAGAATTTCAGCAAGATTGGGGGATTTACTGAGTCAGTTATATCTCACCTCTGCAACTCTGAAACGCTATAATGATGACGGTCGTTTAACTGAAGATTTACCTCTTGCTCAGTGGGCAGTTGAAGACTCACTTCATAAACTTCAAACATCATTGGATGAATTACTCAATAACTTCCCTCTAGGACTTGGTTGGTTGTTGAGACTTGTTATTTTTCCATTTGGCCGATGTGTTAAACGTCCTAGTGATGTGATAGATCACAAAGTAGCGCGTATTATGCAAACACCATCTGCTAGCCGTGAACGTTTGGGTATTTACCAGTATTTTCAAGCCACTGAAAACAACCCGATAGGTATGCAAGAACATGCTTTATCTTTAGTCTTAAAAGCAGAACCTTTACACAAAAAAGTGTGTGATGCCGCAGGTAAAAAACTGCCCTTCGTACAATTAGATCAAGTTGCTGAACTTGGTAAAGAACTTGGTGTGTTGGATGAGTCAGAAATTACTTTACTAAAACAGGCTGAAGAAGGACGCTTGAGAAGCATTAATGTCGATGACTTCGAACCTTCAGTGTTACGACCACAGACTGTAGCACCTGAAATTAAAGATCATTACGCAGCATAAACTTTAAATTTAAGCCGTACTGCGCTGCGCAGTACGGCTTTGTTATTCGAGTAGCACCTCAATTTCTTTCTGTTACTGTGCTTGATAGTTTCTCAAGGTTGGGAGTGTGTAGGTTTTGAAGAGGATGATCAAAAAGGAAACCATGACCATCCAAACTAAATCTAACCTTTATTAAGCATTCCTTTAAAAACTATATCGTTATAGGTTATTAACCCAAGGATTTCTTGGTTATCAATAACTGGAGCTCGGGTAATTCCCATACTATCAAAAAGGCGTGCCGTATAACGAATGTCCATAGCTGATCTTACTGAAACAACGGGCTTAGTCATAATTTCGTAAACATTAATACGATCTGCTGCTTTATCTTTAGCTACGACTTTTTTAGCGATATCACTCATCAAAAGCATGCCATATTCATCATTTTCGTGGCGTTTGTTAACAAATAACACTTCTACTTTATTAGCCATTGCTATTTCAATCGCTTCTGCAACTGTGAGTAATCCCTCAACCATTGCAAAATTTTGCGTCATGACAGTTTTATTATCTACTACCTTGGAATTCATACTAACTCATCTCCTAGTTCTTTGGTTAGTTCCTCTACTTGATGAGCAACACCAACTGCATCCTCAACATCTATTTGTATTGCTATGCCTTGCCCTGAATCAGTATCAAATTTGCCAACCTCATTAATGGTTTCCAAAATATGTCTGCTTCTATGTTCTTCGACTAAAAATAAAATCACATCTCTTTGAACATCTAAGGTCAGGCCCATGAAAGTTTTCTTTTGAACAAGGCCCTCTCCTCTGGCGTGATTAATTACTGTCGCACCAGTAGCTCCAGCTTCGCGAGCTGCGTCCATGATAGAATCTGTACAATGATCATCAACAAATGCAATTATTAATTTAAAGCGCATCTAGTGACTCCTTTTTGGTTTTCTTTGAATTCAAGTATTCAACAATCTGCGCATAACTCATTACACTGATCATTGGAAATAAACTAGCAAAAGCAATAAGCCCGAAGCCATCAATTAGTGGATCACGCCCCGGAACATTTGTGGCTAACCCCAAACCAAGTGCCGCAACTAAAGGGACAGTTACAGTCGAAGTTGTTACACCACCAGAATCATAGGCCAAAGGAACAATCATCTTAGGTGCAAAGAAGGTCTGAATAACAACAATTACATAGCCTGCAAGAATGTAATATTGAATCGGATCTCCAACCACGATTCGATAGCACCCCAAGCTGATCCCTATTGCTACACCTAGTGCAACAGAAAAACGAAGTCCTTGGACTCCAATCGCACCGCCGGATACTTCATTTGCTTTGATTGCAACAGCGATTAACGAAGGTTCAGCAACTGTAGTACTAAAACCAATCGCAAAAGCAAAAATGTAAACCCAATAATAATCAGACCAAACGATGACATTATGATCGGCGGCGCCAATAAATTCTTTTGATGTTAATTGAGTAGCCATCATATCCCCAATAGGGAATAAAGCTTTTTCTAAGCCTACAAGAAAGAGTGACAAACCAACAATGACGTATGCAAAGCCAGCGATAACCTTTTTGGGATTAGCGATTGGACGTTTTAATACCCCTAATTGAAACCCAAACAAAATAGCAGCAATGGGTACAACATCACGTAAGGTCAGTAAAAAGGTATCCCAAAGTGGTAATAGTATCTCGGTCATAGCACTACCATTCCGTAACATAAAACGAAGATCATCGGGGTTAAGCTAGCAAATGCGATCAGACCAAACCCATCTAGCATTGGGTTTCTGCCCTTAATAACACTTGCCAAGCCAACACCAAGTGCAGTTACAAGAGGAACTGTGATCGTCGAAGTAGTAACCCCACCACTGTCATAAGCAATGCCTATGATACTTTCAGGCGCAACACTGGTAAGGAGCATCACTAAGATGTAACCTCCGATAATTAAATAATGTATTGGCCAACCTTTAAGAATACGGATAACACCAAGCAAAATTGCGATACCGACTGATACAGCCACGGTTATCCTTAACCCTAGCGCATAACTTGCTTTTGCTGCTTCTGTATTAGCGATAGCGCTCGCCTTAGCAGCAACATCAGCAGCCTCACTCGCAACAGCGGTAAGCGCCGGTTCAGCAATGGTGGTTCCAAAACCTAACGCAAAAGAAAAGACCACTAACCAAAAGGTACTACCCTTTTTAGCTAAGGCTTGTGCCAATGATTCACCTATAGGAAAGAGGCCCAACTCAAGTCCGAAAATAAAAAATGTTAAACCAAACACGATAAAACCTAATCCGATCATAATGGTCATAAGGTCATCTGGTGTTTGTTTTAAAACAAATACTTCGAAGAAAGTTACAACTAGAATGATGGGGATTAGATCACGAACACTCCCTAAAAGTGATGTTAATAGCTTGCGAAAAGCTTCCACTGATACTCCTTTTATGCTTTTTTAAACTACTGTTCGATATAGTCAATAGTACAATGATACCAACTTAATCCCATGTCATTTATTGATTTAGATCACACCAGAATGGTGTTTTGATTAGAATTCTGTACACAATATCTACAAGTGATTGCAAAACAAGCGATTAAATAGGTAATAACCATTTTTTACTTGCGATAAACTTTGAGTGGTCTTAATATTAAGCCCGCTAAACAAAGCGCAGAAGTTTAAGATACAACCGTAGCTCAGTTGGTTAGAGCACTACCTTGACATGGTAGGGGTCGGTGGTTCGAATCCACTCGGTTGTACCATTTCTAGCTAATATACTTTCATTCTAAAATACAACCGTAGCTCAGTTGGTTAGAGCACTACCTTGACATGGTGGGGGTCGGTGGTTCGAATCCACTCGGTTGTACCATTATCTTCCTGATTTAATTCAATTTTTCATGTTAAATGTCTTAACAAATATTTCAATGCGCAAAATCGGCGCAAAACTCGCGCAAAACCCCTACCCTTTATTAAGCCATTTTGTCTTAAGTATTCTCTGTTCTAAAAAGTAGATTTATTAGCTCAACGCTTGAATATGACTAAATTGAGAAAAAGATATCTAGAACGGTTTTGCAGCACAACTTCCTTGAATACACCAAAATATCAAAGCATCTATTTATCTGGGCTATTTGGTCTTTGTGTCCTGTCTAACATTGCAATCAACAATTTCAGGGTAACGAAGGTGATCAGTTCACTTAGTTCACCATAATTCATTGTAAATATTGAATATTTATAAAGTTCAATCTCTCCTGATAAGGGTGATCTCTAGGGTAATATAGGGGTAACCAGATTACCCTATAAAAATTAATATTCTCAAAATATAAATTGTTTATTAATCAATAACATTACCTTAGTGGTCACTTTTGATCACCGTTTTGGGGTGACGTTTTTTATGTTGCTCAATCAAGAACTTATCTAGGTCTCAAGTGAGAGATCACCTTTGTTACCCCCTATAAAGCCATAGGTGTAGTCTTTATCTGTTCTGAGCTAACAAAATTCATAACATTAATTTAAATCCAAGCTCATATACATGCTATTAGGATCTATTTGATAATCCCCAAAAGGCTCAGATTCTGTAAAACCATTTCGTTGATATAACTTATGGGCAGGAAAAAATGCCTTTGCAGTTCCAGTTTCTAAGCTAACTCTCTTATAAGAGCGGCTTTGAGCTGCTTCCAACATGCATCTTAAAATTGTTTCTGCTACTCCTTTGCGGAGATGTTTAGACGAAGTCCTCATAGACTTTATTTCGCCATGTTGATCATCAAGATGCTTTAATGCTCCAACACCAGCAAGTTCATCATCAATCCATAGGCTATAAAACGTAATATTGGGTTGTTCTAAAGCGGATATATCTAATGCATGTATACTCTCGGGTGGTGAATGTTTCTGCATATTTTCATGATGTTCTTGGATTAGCGAAAAAATAGCATCATCCCTAACATTTCCGATTCTAATTTCCACAGTTATTTAATCCCAATTTGAATAATTAATAGCTCAAGGTCTTCCTTAGAATCATTCACCAACCCATGCTCTCCATAAGGCTTATTTTTGATAATATCGCCTTTTACTACTTGTTTAGATAAACCATCAACAGTCATCGTCCCTGTACCGTTCAAGATGATATATAACTCTTCATTATTTCCATGCTTGTGATAACCAACAGTAGAGTTTGGTGGAATAATTTGACGGTCAATAAACTCACAGTTACTTGTAAAATCATCTCTACCAAAGACTTCAAAAAGGCTAAATGTTCCAAGCCCACCATGGGCAGAACTTTGGTTTTGTTTTTCTGCGTCGAGAAAATTTCGAATCATTAGTGACTCCTTCACTATTTATTATTTAATTCGCTAATGAATCTATAAATTCAATTTCATTTCTAATAATGATGGCTGGAATCCTGCTTTTTCATAAGCTTTTATTGCTGAATCGTTTGCCGAGTACACATCAAGATAAAAATCAGAGACACCTCGCTCTTTACTCCAAGCGATGATTTTATCCAGCATCAATTTATTAATCCCCTGCCCTCGATATTCAGGTAAAACATACATAACACCAAGGTAACAATGCTTGCTATGGATGAGGGACAGCTTTGAACCTCGTAGTTGACCATAACCTGTCGCAATAATTTGCCCTGCTTCTTCGGCGATGAGCAAGAACGAATCATGATCAGTAATCAAATGTTCAATGTCATAATAAACGGCTCCTTTACTTTTAATTGAGTCATTATATGGTCGCTCAGCAGCAACTACTGATTGCTCTCATTTTTTTAAATCTGTTATTTCAGAGAGTCTTGCTTCTCTAAATTTCATGCTATTTACCTCGACCCGGCTCATGAGCTTCATATCTTGGTAATTGAGCGTCAAGGTCTTCCCAACTTGCTTTTGAAGTAACGAAGTTATGTGAAATAGGTCTTTCATTAACATTACTATCAATGGTACCAAGCCTAACTCTAATTCTTGATAAATCAGAATCATTAGAGCTATAAATTGGAGAGGCACAAGTAGAGCAAAAATGTCTCTTCTTACCGGGTTTCATTTCAAAGTAAGTTAGGCTGTCGCTCCCTTCTAAAACCTTAAAATCTTCACTCTCTACAAAGCCGTTTGTTGCATAAGCTGTTCCGCTGGATTTTCGGCAAAGTGAGCAGTGACAATGAATTATATCTTTTATTGGGGATGTGATTTCGAACTTTACCTTGCCGCAAAGACAACTTCCTTTGTACATCTGATTCCTACCTTGAAATAAAACTTAAAGACTGGAAATTTTCTGAAGAAAACTTATCGACAAGACTAAACTGAGCTTAACTCTTTGTAAATTGGTTATTTCGGCACAGTTAAACTCTCAGTTTCAGTTAAGTTATTTACGAGAAGGATTATATGCAAACTCTAATCGATTACCGCTCGGTTCTCTGATCATCATATGGATTGTTTTGCTATTACCATTCGGCTGCGGAGCAAATTCAATAACTACATCTTTGATAGACTTAAATGTTTCGTGAAGTTGATTCAAGTCTTCAAGGCTGGCTACAGATAACGCTAAATGGTGAAGACCCACATTATTCTTTCGATCAAACTCCACAATTTTCGCTTCATTTTGTGTTTTCCATAATGTAAGAAAAATAGAGCCATCAGTTACAAAAATAGACGGATAATCTGGATAGCCACCAGCCTTTCTCCATCCCAGTGTTTCAATAAAAAACTCAGATGAACGCTTAAGGTTCTTTACCGTTAAACCTAAATGATTTAATCCTTGAGTCATCACTCTTTTAGAAGGTTGTTGATTTGTTGCGAAAACTTGAGTGGAAGCCACTACTGACAGTGCTGAAATTGATAGTACCAGTACTTTAAAATTCATTGTTTATGAGCCCTTTATAATTACTTCCTTTTACTGACCAGAGAAACCAACAAAAATGTTCATTCCATATAACTTCTGAACATTAGCCAACTTGGATTTATCCCAAAAGTTGCAAAGTTTAGATAATCATGTTTGTTTACAGGGCTTGTTTATAGTAGCCTACTTTTTCTTTAAGTATTAATGGATTAATCGTGTCTAAAATAAAAAATCTTTGCTTTGCAATTGTAGGAATATCATGCTTTTTAAGCAGCGTAACTTGTCATGCAAATGTCAAATCACACTCATCATTAGAGCAAAAAAATCTTGAGAAAGCCGTTTACTGTATGGAAATTTTGGAAAGCCGAAACGACCTTAAACCTTCGCAACGAATTAATATTCTAAGAAATGAGTGTTATGCCGAGAAATTTGTCGAACATTCACCTCATATAAGTAATGGTCGTGAAGGCTTATTCCAGTTATTTCTAAGTCGATATAAAAAATACCCTGAGCTTTCAATGTCTATTAAACGAAGCGCTTCTGAGGGTGATCTTGTTTGGCTTCACCTACATGTAAAACGAACTCCTGATTCACTTGGTGCTGCACTTATGCACATTTTTAGAATGGAAGATGGAATGATTGTTGAACATTGGGGAGTTGGGCAACCAGTACCAGCAGAATCGAGAAATGAAAACACGATGTTTTAAGTCTTTAGCTTCAATAATTTTGATTGGATTTAATGCAAATTATTTGTATACCCCCTTTGTCAGCTTGTCTGGCAAGATTCTACAAGCTTTACCTTTCACTAAAAGATAAGAAGCTATGAAAAGTGATATATCGTTTACCAGATTAAAACAGTTTCCCCCCTTAATGTGGGTTTTGCTGTTCGGTTCTTTTATAACACGTGGCAGCTTTTATATGGTTTGGCCATTTCTTGCTGTGATCCTATATGAAAAGTTTGCGTTAAGTGCAACTGAAGTAGGATCTATTTTGTCGTTAGCAGCAATAATTTCAGTCTTTATAAGTTTTATAGGTAGTACTTTATCGGATAAGTTTGGTCGTAAGCCAATGATGTTTGGTACAGGGATCCTATATATCATTTCATTTAGTTTGCTGGCTGAAGCTGATTCGGTTTTGGCTTTTACCATAGTAATAACTCTGTGCTCTATAGCCACGTCCTTATGGAGACCACTTACTTCAGCGCTAATAGGTGATATTTTACCTCAAACCGAATCTCGTGAGCTTGCGATGCAGTCATTGTATTTTGCCGTGAATGTAGGTTGTGCAATAGGGCCAATGCTGGGGGTATGGTTAGGGCTGACAGGTGAGCAGTCTAGTTTCTATATCACTGTAGTGGCTTTTGCTATTTTGTTACTGTTGTTGTTCGTTGGTTTTAAACATCAAGAAAAAAGTGCAACTCAAACTACGGCATCTAATGAGTCCGATACTCTTATCGTTGCAAAGAAAAAAAAGAACACAAGCTTTAGCAAGACATTAGAGATATTGATAAAAGATAGATTATTACAGTGTCTGATCTTGGCAAATGTGCTTTGTCTATTTATTTACGGACAAATGGATAGTTCGTTAATTCAGTATCTAACCCGCGAACAAGTGCCAAATTTGTTGGAACTGATATCGTCGATGATCTTTGTTAACGCCTTAGTGATTATTTCTTGCCAGTTTGTTCTGCTGAAATTAATGGCATCACGTCCTCTTTTGGTTCGTATCAGGATTGGGCTGGTAATGTTGATGCTGTCACAAGTTTGGTTTGCAATTAATCCATTACACTTTTTTATCGGCTGGATTGGCGCGGTGATCATTATGAGTTTGGCTGAAGCTATTTTGTTTCCAACCATGAATGTTCATGTTGATCGTATTGCACCTGAAAAATTAAGAGGAGCCTATTTTGGTGCAACAGCATTCTATGATTTAGGATTTGCGATAGCACCAATTGGCGGTGGTATTATTCTCGATTTGTACGATGGAACTTGGCTATTCTCATTATGTGCAGGGATTGCTCTTATAGTGTTTGGTCTGTATCACATAATGGGGACTTTAAATCGGCCGGACTTTGTAACTGAACAACTCAATTCAGCAGAAAAAACCAATTGAGAGCATAGCCAATGACCACTTTTGTTCAATCTTGATTAAGCAGAAGCGGGAAACTGAATGTCGGCTCTTAGTACTGAGCCAAAGGTTGTTTCTAAATTAATCCTGTCCATTGGAGAGTCAGCCCAGAACGTAGTCTGACTCAAAAATGCCCAAAACCTTGATAGTGCCAAATAGATTTAAGGTTCATTAGTGAATCAGTGACAAATGTCATTATCTTTTAATTACAAAAGCTTATTTCTTTTGTTTTCTAACCTATTCATACTAGGAGAGTGTCAATCTAGAAAATAAACGTCATATAAGCTTTGAGTTCAATTAAATGACAAAGGCATTCAAGATCAGAAAGGAATCATTAATGGTCGTAAAAATAATAAGATATTCATTTACAGCTCTACTCTTGTTAGTTCTATTTTTAGCAGTATATGTGTTTGTTGCCCCCTTAACCGTTGATCCTACTAAGCTTCCCGAGAATTACGGGAAGGTTAATTCGAAATTATATGTTTCCAAAGAAGGTAGCCAGCAACCGTTATTCGTATACTTTGGTGGTAGTGAAGGCGGAAATAGCATGACCAAAGAGCGAAATGTAGGTGAGAGGACATTTTACACAGATCAAGGCTATGCAGTTCTTGGTATCGGATACTT is a window encoding:
- a CDS encoding CBS domain-containing protein, yielding MNSKVVDNKTVMTQNFAMVEGLLTVAEAIEIAMANKVEVLFVNKRHENDEYGMLLMSDIAKKVVAKDKAADRINVYEIMTKPVVSVRSAMDIRYTARLFDSMGITRAPVIDNQEILGLITYNDIVFKGMLNKG
- a CDS encoding CBS domain-containing protein; protein product: MMNMMSVKEHMQAQFPIIHPETELSQAIELLSEFNLIGAPVVDNNKRLVAYLSEHELLKPMLHASYHCDSSIKVSDVMRGEPLSVTGDTSLISLAEQMLGDKPKNYPVIDDDERVTGIITRTQVLRALAVAYNNCKAV
- a CDS encoding class II glutamine amidotransferase, encoding MCELLAMSANVPTDIVFSFTGLVERGGVTGPHVDGWGIAFYEGKGNRIFKDVKPSCQSHIASLIKSYPIKSVSVISHIRQANRGEVSLENTHPFNRVLWGKNWTYAHNGQLSEYASTLRPQRFMPVGETDSELAFCWIVEKVIERFGESEPEDLLPVFQYIAQLADELRKFGVFNMILTDGRFLMAYCSNNLSYITRKAPFGKAILKDTDMTVDFDKETTPNDVVTVIATRPLTSNEEWNVLIEGEWRLFELGEQRI
- a CDS encoding DUF3108 domain-containing protein, yielding MLKINVMLFGALSLFFSMLTSAEGNITPLTPQTIEYQVMYGDIDLGKARFQLEKSDQQYQYIFDSALSLLVLTDIRHVVSEFTVKDGQVNPTRFFHKREGFGPDYQEQIVFLPEQGSIISRYKDKKKKFEFANDIWDVLSVQMQLRLDAQKQKKSFKYDLIRSNKEDDVELAVMGTEILKIGSLSFDALKVEVVRDPKKRKKRQTYVWVAPKYGYLPIKVQHMKKGSNQFQLYLKSAEFLGESPVVTFPTPKPKTEKS
- a CDS encoding P-II family nitrogen regulator; the protein is MRFKLIIAFVDDHCTDSIMDAAREAGATGATVINHARGEGLVQKKTFMGLTLDVQRDVILFLVEEHRSRHILETINEVGKFDTDSGQGIAIQIDVEDAVGVAHQVEELTKELGDELV
- the fadE gene encoding acyl-CoA dehydrogenase FadE, giving the protein MFTLTWIVGLLVLIGACSYLRVSLIVTTLLTGVVISAMSFFNFNHPALLILFLLFALPLNIGVIRRQLFSKPILSLYKKIMPEMSSTEKEAIEAGTTWWEADLFSGAPNWKKLHNYASVRLTPEEQAFLDGPVEEVCGMVNQHMVSHELTDLPEHVWQYLKDNGFFSMIIKKKYGGMEFSAYAQTRVLQKLAGVNSELATTVGVPNSLGPGELLQHYGTEEQKDHYLPRLAKGLEIPCFALTSPEAGSDAGSIPDFGIVCKGEWEGQEVLGMKLTWNKRYITLAPVATVLGLAFKLRDPDNLIGDEEDLGITCALIPTETQGVIIGRRHFPLNCMFQNGPTQGNEVFVPLDFIIGGPEMAGQGWRMLVECLSVGRGITLPSNAAGGVKTAAIATGAYARIRRQFKLPIGKLEGIEEPMARIGGNAYLMEAVTSLTTTGIDLGEKPSVISAIVKYHLTDRMQKCVVDAMDIHGGKGICLGPNNYLGRGYQAAPIAVTVEGANILTRSMIIYGQGAIRCHPYVLAEMVSAFEQDQTKSLKDFDSALFGHIGFAMSNFVRSLWLGVTNGRFSNAPYSDKTKRYYQFMNRFSANLALLSDISMATLGGELKRKERISARLGDLLSQLYLTSATLKRYNDDGRLTEDLPLAQWAVEDSLHKLQTSLDELLNNFPLGLGWLLRLVIFPFGRCVKRPSDVIDHKVARIMQTPSASRERLGIYQYFQATENNPIGMQEHALSLVLKAEPLHKKVCDAAGKKLPFVQLDQVAELGKELGVLDESEITLLKQAEEGRLRSINVDDFEPSVLRPQTVAPEIKDHYAA
- a CDS encoding MGMT family protein, translated to MLTKDEQQLELTPIQRILMVVDMIPSGKVCTYGQVADLAGLPKRARLVSKALKASPSSRNSPWHRVINSQGKISLPKDSSGYRTQIELLRCENIEVNQGKIRLSEYKWQPCIATLVMDLPF